In the Variovorax sp. S12S4 genome, one interval contains:
- the fliQ gene encoding flagellar biosynthesis protein FliQ, whose amino-acid sequence MTPESVMSLGSQAIHVSLLLGAPMLLVALVVGLVISIFQAATQINEATLSFIPKLLAVCAVLVIAGPWMLAQMLDYIRTLFSSIPQLVA is encoded by the coding sequence ATGACACCCGAATCCGTCATGTCCCTGGGCAGCCAGGCAATCCACGTCTCGCTGCTGCTCGGCGCGCCGATGCTGCTGGTGGCGCTGGTGGTCGGCCTGGTCATCAGCATCTTCCAGGCGGCCACGCAGATCAACGAAGCCACGCTCTCGTTCATTCCCAAGCTGCTGGCCGTGTGCGCGGTGCTGGTGATTGCCGGCCCGTGGATGCTGGCGCAGATGCTCGACTACATCCGCACGCTGTTCTCGAGCATTCCGCAACTCGTGGCCTGA
- the fliR gene encoding flagellar biosynthetic protein FliR — MPAIFSVTSAELTAWMTAFLWPFVRMLALVSTAPVFGEPGVSRQLKVAIAALLTIAIAPTLGPMPPVPVVSAGGIWIILQQVLIGAAIGFTMRMVFAAVLAAGEYIGLQMGLSFASFFDPMAGGATMVVARLMHMLAILLFLAVDGHLLMVAGLAESFSTLPIADAPLAAQGWMFLVLGGGQIFINGFMLSLPLVTALLTLNLAMGILNRASPQFSIFAVGFPLTLLAGIGMMHLLMPQFGAFLEPRFAAGLSSVLQLTQTLRP, encoded by the coding sequence ATGCCCGCCATTTTCTCCGTCACGTCGGCGGAGCTCACCGCCTGGATGACGGCCTTTCTTTGGCCGTTCGTGCGCATGCTGGCGCTGGTCAGCACCGCGCCGGTGTTCGGCGAGCCCGGCGTTTCGCGCCAGCTCAAGGTGGCCATTGCGGCCTTGCTGACCATTGCCATCGCACCGACGCTCGGGCCGATGCCGCCGGTGCCGGTGGTTTCGGCCGGCGGCATCTGGATCATCCTGCAGCAAGTGCTCATCGGCGCCGCCATCGGCTTCACGATGCGCATGGTGTTTGCCGCCGTGCTGGCCGCGGGCGAATACATCGGCCTGCAGATGGGCCTTTCCTTCGCTTCGTTTTTCGACCCGATGGCCGGCGGCGCCACGATGGTGGTCGCGCGGCTGATGCACATGCTGGCCATCCTGCTCTTCCTGGCGGTGGACGGCCATCTGCTGATGGTGGCCGGCCTGGCCGAAAGCTTCAGCACGCTGCCGATTGCCGATGCGCCACTGGCCGCACAAGGCTGGATGTTCCTGGTGCTGGGCGGCGGGCAGATCTTCATCAACGGCTTCATGCTTTCGCTGCCACTGGTGACCGCGCTGCTCACGCTGAACCTTGCAATGGGCATCCTGAACCGGGCCTCGCCGCAGTTCAGCATCTTTGCGGTGGGCTTTCCGCTCACGCTGCTGGCGGGCATCGGCATGATGCATCTGCTCATGCCGCAGTTCGGCGCGTTCCTGGAGCCGCGCTTTGCCGCGGGGCTTTCTTCGGTGCTCCAGCTCACGCAAACCCTCAGGCCCTGA